From the genome of Nakamurella flavida:
TGGTCGGCCGGGCGCTGGCCGCGAAGCTGGGCACCCCGCCCGACGGCCCGGCCGCCGGCACCGGGACCGACCCGGGCTGAGCGATCCGGCCGGGCGTGTCGGCCGGTGCCCCGTCGGGCGGGTGAAAGACTCTCCCCGGTTCGGCGCGCACCGGCGCGCCCACCACAGCTGAGAGGAGGACCGCCCGTGTACCGGGTTTTCGAAGCCCTCGACGAGTTGGTCACCATCGTCGAGGAAGCCCGCGGGGTGCCGATGACCGGCTCCTGCGTGGTGCCGCGCGGCGATGTGCTGGAACTCCTCGATGACGTCCGGGAGGCACTGCCCGGCGAGGTCGACGACGCGCAGGACGTGCTCGACCACCGTGACGCGATGATCGCCGACGCCCGCAGCTCGGCCGAGACGACGGTCGCCGACGCCCGCACCGAGGCCGACCGCCTCGTCACCGAGGCCCACGCCTCGGCCTCGGACACCGTGTCGTCAGCGCAGCTCGAGGCCAACCGGCTGGTCGCCGAGGCGGAACGGCAGCTCGCCGAGGCCTCCTCCCGCGCCGAGGCGATGATCGCCCGCGCCCGGGCGGACGCCGACCGGGCCGCGCAGGCCGGCCAGGACCAGCACGATGCGTCGATCGCCCGCGGTCACGCCGAGGCCGAACGCCTGGTCGCCGCCGGCCGGGCGTCCTACGAGGGCGCCGTCGCCGACGGTCAGGCCGAACAGGCCCGGTTGGTCTCGCAGACCGACGTCGTGCAGGCCGCCCACCGCGAGTCGGCACGCGTGCTCGACGCCGCCCACGGCGACGCCGACCGGATGCGCGCCGAGTGCGACACCTATGTCGACAGCAGCCTGGGCGCGCTGGAGGAGACCCTCACCAAGACACTGCGCGAGGTCGGTCGCGGACGGACGTCGCTGCGCAGCGGCGGGTCGGTGGACTACCGGCTCTGACCGTGGCCGCTCGGGGCCGGGGCCGACAGCGTTGTCCGGCGATCGGCCGTCGAGTACTCTGGAACGGTTGCCCGGGGCCGGTCGGCTCCGCCTCTGCAGTCTTCCGGGCCGACACGCCCGGACCGTGGTTCCACCGCAGCACCCCTCGACGTCAGGATCGTTCCCCGCATGGCTCCGCCCCGTCTCAACTCCGCCTCCCCGTGGGTCTTCGACACCCGGGTCCTGGGGCGACGGCCCGGCACGATGCGTCCGGTCCGGATCAGCGCGCCGGTCACCGAGTCGCTCGGTCTTCCGGTCATCGCCGTCCCGGCCGGTCACGAGGTGGAGCTGGACCTGCGCCTGGAGTCGGTGTCCGAGGGGGTCCTGGTGTCCGGGGCGGCCACGGCCGAGGCGGTCGGCGAGTGCTCGCGCTGCCTGATCGAGATCACCCAGCCGGTCCGGGTGATCCTGCGTGAGCTGTACGCCTACCCGGGATCGACCACCGCGGCGACCACCGAGGACGACGAGATCCCCCGTCTCGTGGACGACCTGATCGACCTCGAGCCCCTGGTGCGCGACGAGCTCGTGCTCGCGTTGCCACTGGTGCCGTTGTGTCGTCCCGACTGCCTGGGCCTGTGCCCGGAATGCGGCGAGCGACGCGAGGAGCTCGAGGAGGGTCATTCCCATGAGACACTGGACCCTCGGTGGGCCGCGTTGAAGCTGAAGTTCGGGACCGATGGTCCCGGGAACGCTGATCCGGGCACCCACACCCCCAGCCAGAACTGACCGTCCGGCACTCCGGGCCGCCCGCGGCCCGGTTCGCCGGTGATCTGATCGAGCAGTGAACGAGAAGGAGAACCATCGTGGCCGTTCCGAAGCGGAAGATGTCGCGCAGCAACACCCGCGCGCGCCGATCGCAGTGGAAGACCAGTGTGCCCACGCTGGTCACCTGCCCCAACCGCGCCTGCGGTGAGCTGACCTCCCCGCACGAGGCCTGTCGCACCTGTGGTCAGTACCGCGGCCGGCAGGTCGTCGGGGTCTGACCCTGTGACGACCGTGTCGTCCGGTTCCGGTCACCCGACCCCGTCGGGCAGCAACATCCCGGACGCAGCCGTCCTCTCCGCCCAGCTCGGCGTCCCGTTGGACGCCGAGCTGGTCGTGTTGGCCCTCACCCACCGTTCCTTCGCCTACGAGAACGGCGGGCTGCCGACCAACGAGCGCCTGGAGTTCCTGGGTGACTCGGTGCTCGGTGTGGTGATCACCGACACCCTGTACCACTCGCACCCCGACCTGCCCGAGGGACAGCTGGCCAAGCTGCGCGCCTCTATCGTCAACATGCACGCGCTCGCCGGCGTCGGACGCACGATGGGCCTGGGGGGCCAGCTGCGGCTCGGTCGCGGTGAGGAACTCACCGGCGGACGCGACAAGGCCTCGATCGTCGCCGACGCCGTCGAGGCCGTGCTGGGTGCGGTCTTCCTGCAGTACGGATTGGACGTCAGCCGCCAGGTCATCCTGCGACTCTTCGCCGATCTCCTGCTGGCCGCCCCGCGTCTCGGCGCGGGTCTGGACTGGAAGACGTCCCTGCAGGAGCTGGCCGCGGCCCGCGGCCTGGGTGCCCCGGAGTACCGGGTCACCGAGGAGGGCCCGGACCACGCCAAGCTGTTCGCCGCGCAGGTGCTGCTGAACTCGGTGCCCAGCGGGACGGGGTCGGGGCGCACCAAGAAGGAAGCCGAGCAAGTGGCCGCGGCCGCCGCGTACGCCGCCACCGTCGGGCCCCCGCCCGGTCTGGTCGATCCCGTGGTCGCCCCGGTGATCGCCGGGACCGAGGGATCCCCGCCCGCGCCCACCGCCTGATCCGGTGCCCGAACTCCCCGAGGTCGAGTCGGTACGGCGGGGCCTGGTCGGTCACGTCACCGGCCGCCGCATCGCCGACGTCCAGGTCCTGTCCGATCGCGCCGTCCGTCGCCACGTGGGCGGAGCCGTCGATTTCCGCGCCGTCACCGCAGGTCGCCGGGTGACCGGGGTGGACCGGCGCGGGAAGTACCTGTGGTGGGTGCTCGACGACGGCGACGCCATCCTGTGCCACCTGGGCATGAGCGGCCAGTTCCGGATCGGTTCCGGCCAGGTCGATCTGCACGGGGGCGACCCCGCCCCCCGTCATCCCCATCTGCGGGTCCGGTTCGTGTTCGACGACGACGGCCCGGACGTCGACTTCCTGGACCAGCGCACCTTCGGCGGCATGGCCTTCGCCCCCGGCGGGGCCGACCTGCCCGCCGCCATCGCGCACATCGCCCGTGACCCGATGGACCCGGACTGGTCGGCCGCGGCCACCGCCGCGGTGATCCGCGGCAAGCGCACGGACATCAAGCGCGCCCTGCTGGACCAGACGGTGATCTCCGGCATCGGCAACATCTACGCCGACGAGGCCCTGTGGCGGGCGCGGCTGCACTACGCCCGCCGGACCGACTCGTTGACCCGGCCGGCGGTGCTCGCGGTGCTGGCCGCCGCTCGCGAGGTCATGGCCGAGGCGCTCGAGGTCGGCGGCACGAGCTTCGACTCCCTGTACGTCAACGTCAACGGCGAGTCCGGGTACTTCGACCGCGCGTTGAACGCCTACGGCCGGGAGGGGGAGCCGTGCCCCCGCTGCGGGACGGCGATCGTCCGGGACGCGTTCATGAACCGGTCCTCGTTCTTCTGCCGCCGCTGCCAACCCGCGCCGCGGCGTCCGGCCGCTGCTCCGGTCCGGGGGCCCCGGTCCCCGGCCGCGCGTCGTTCGTAGAGTGGGCGCGATGAGGACCACCGACGACACCCCCGACCCGCGCATCGTCCCCGCGCAGACGCCGGTGCCCCAACCGCTCGACATCGCGCTCCGGGCGTTGACCACCGCGGCCAACCACGGCGTGCTGTGGTTCGGTGTCGCCGGTGTGGCCGCCGCGCTCGGCCGCCGCCCGCGCCGGGGCGCCATCCGCGGGGTGATGTCCCTGGGTGCGTCCAGCCTGCTCGCCAACTCCGTCATCAAGCCCGTCGTCGGCCGGCGCCGGCCGGACCCGCAGCGCACCCATGCGGCCCGGCAGATCGGGCGGGTGCCCTGGACGTCCTCGTTCCCCAGCGGTCACAGTGCGTCGGCCGCGGCCTTCGCCACCGGTCTGGCCCTGGAGTTCCCACCCGCAGCCCTCGTCGTCGCCCCGCTGGCCGCGGGTGTCGCCTACTCGCGGGTGCACGTGGGGGTGCACTACCCGTCGGACGTGGTCACCGGGGTGGGCATCGGGGTCGCCGCCGCGCTGATCGGGAAGTGGTTGTGGCCGGTCCGACCCAAGGGTCCGGCCGTGATGACCACGGCCACCGCGCCGGCTCTGCCGGACGGTCGTGGGCTGACCGTGGTGCTCAACGAGCATTCCGGGTCCTCCGGCAGCGCTCGCGCCCTGATCGAACGCGAACTGCCCGGTGCCCGGTTCATCACCCTGGCCGACGGTGTCGACATCGCGGCCGAGCTCGGCCCCGAGGTGCGGGCGCTGGCGGTCTCCGGCGGCGACGGGACCGTGGCGTCCGTGGCCCGGGTCGCCCTGGAACGGGGGCTGCCGCTCGCCGTCTTCCCGTCCGGGACGTTCAACCACTTCGCCCGAGCGGTCGGCCTCGAGGAGGCGATCGACACGGTGCAGGCCGTGCGGGAGGGGCGCGCCGGGGGAGTGCGGGTGGCCACGGCCAACGACGAGGTCTTCCTGAACACCGCGAGCATCGGCGGATACCCGGAGATGGTGCGTCGGCGGGACGCCTACGCGAAGAAGATCGGCAAGTGGCCGGCGACCGCGCTGGCCCTGCGCAACACGCTGCGCAAGCACGCCCCGGTCACCCTGGACATCAACGGCCGGGTGGTGAAGGTGTGGGTGGCGTTCGTCGGGAACGGGCGGTACACCCCGCGCGGGCTGGCTCCGTCGTGGCGGGAACGGCTCGACGAGCCCGTGCTGGATGTCCAGTACCTCCGCGGTGATCTGCCGTGGTCCCGGACCCGCGCCGTCCTGTTCTCCCTCATCGGCATCGTGGAGCGCAGCGCGGTGTGCGGATCGGTCGCCGCGACGTCGGTGACCGTCGGCTCCCGGTCCGGGGCCCTGCCCACCGCCCACGACGGCGAGATCACCCCGACCACCACCTCCGTGGACTTCGACCTGCTGGACGCCACGCTCACCGTGTACCGCGGCTGACCGCGGTGGCGGGGAACGACGGCAGGGACGGAGCGCAGGACGCCGTGCGGATGACCGCGTGGGTGCACGGTCGCGTCCAGGGGGTCGGATTCCGCTGGTGGACCCGGGCGCAGGCACTGGAACTCGGACTGACCGGCACCGCGACCAACCTGGCCGACGGGCGCGTCGAGGTGGTCGCCCAGGGGCCGGCCGAGAGCTGCCGGGAGCTGTTGGCCCGGCTGCGCGGCGGCAGCACCCCGGGATCGGTCGGCACGGTGGTGGAGCGGTTCGGCGCCGCGCGCGACGGGGTCACCGGCTTCCACGAGCGCTGACGGCGGCTGCAGCCTCCCCGCCCCGCGACCTCCCCGGGTCGGGGGGTCGGTCGCGCTAATCTCAGCGGACCCCGGCGGTCTCCGTGTCGTCCCCGTCCGTGCCGTCCGCGTCGCTCCTGCCGCCCCCGCCCACCGCCCCCGCCCACCTCGGAAGGGACGTGCCCCGTGCACCTGAAGTCCCTCACCCTCAAGGGCTTCAAGTCCTTCGCCTCGGCGACCACGCTGCACTTCGAACCGGGCATCACCGCCGTCGTGGGGCCCAACGGTTCGGGCAAGTCCAACGTGGTCGACGCGATCGCCTGGGTCCTCGGCGAGCAGGGCGCCAAGGCGCTGCGCGGCGGCAAGATGGAGGACGTCATCTTCGCCGGCACGGCCGACCGCCCCCCGCTGGGCCGCGCCGAGGTCACGCTCACCATCGACAACTCCGACGGCGCCCTGCCGATCGACTACACCGAGGTGTCCATCACCCGGCGGATGTTCCGGGACGGGGCCGGGGAGTACGAGATCAACGGCTCGTCCTGCCGTCTGCTGGACATCCAGGAGCTGCTGTCCGACTCCGGCATCGGCCGGGAGATGCACGTCATCGTCGGCCAGGGGCAGCTCGATGCCGTGCTGTCGGCCCGGCCCGAGGACCGCCGCGGCTTCATCGAGGAGGCCGCGGGCGTCCTCAAGCACCGCAAACGCCGGGAGAAGGCGGAGCGGCGGCTCACCGGCATGCAGGCCAACCTCGCCCGGGTCACCGATCTGACCTCCGAGCTCCGGCGGCAGCTCAAGCCGCTCGGTCGGCAGGCCGAGGTCGCCCGGCGGGCCGCCGGTGTGCAGGCCGACCTGCGGGACTCCCGGGCCCGCCTGCTCGCCGACGACCTCGCCGCGCTGACCGAGCGGATCGCCCAGGACTCCCGGGCCGAGCAGGAGGCCCAGCAGTTGCGCGCCCGGCTCGAGGCCGAGCTGGCCGAGGCCACGCGCACCGAGGACGCCGCCGTCCGGGCCGTCGCGGAGGCCACCCCCGCGCTGCAGGCCGCGCAGGACACCTGGTTTGCACTGTCCGCGCTCGTCGAGCGCTACCGGGGGACCGTGTCCCTGGCCCGGGAGCGGGCCCGCAACCTGGCCGGTGGGACCACGGCAGCGGCCCCGGGCCGGGATCCCGACGAACTGGAGGCGGCCGCCGACCGGGCCGAGGCCGACCAGGCCGAGCGCCAGGACGCGGTGGACGGCGCCCGGGAGACCCTGGCCGAGGCGGCCGCCGACCGGGCCGACGCCGAGGTCGCCCTGCAGGCGGCCGAGGCCGCGTTCGTCCGGGCGTCGCGGGCCGTGGCCGACCGGCGCGAGGGCCTGGCCCGGCTCGCCGGACAGGTCAACACCGCCCGCAGCCGGTCCACTGCGGGTGCCGAGGAGGCGACCCGCCTCGCCGCGGCCGTCGCCGAGGCCCGGGAGCGGGCCGCCGCCGCCGAGGACCAGTTCGCCGTCCTGCAGGAATCGGTCGGTGATCTGGACTCCGGTGAGGTCGGCCTGGACGAGGACCACGAGGCCGCGGCCGAGGCCGCCCGGGTCGCCGCCGCCCGGGTGCGCGAGCTGGTCGAGGCCCACCGCACGGCCGGCACCGCGGCCACCGGGCTGCGCGCCCGCGTGGATGCGCTCTCGCTGAGCCTGGACCACAAGGACGGGGCCGGGGCCGTCCTGGCCGCCGACGCGTTGCGGGGTGTCCTCGGCCCGGTCTCCGCGCTGCTGACCATCGCTCCCGGCGCCGAGGCGGCCCTCGCGGCTGCGCTCGGCCCGGTCACCGATGCCGTCGCGGTGGCCGACGCCGACGCGGCGGTCGCCGCCCTGGATCTGCTGCGGGAGCAGGAGGCGGGGCGCGCCGGCCTGGTCATCGGTACCGACGCCGCCCGGCCGGGACAGCAGGACCGACCCGCCCTGCCCGACGGCGCCACCTGGGCCGCCGATCTGGTGACCGCGCCCGGCCCCGTCCGGGCCGCCGTCGACCGGGTGCTGCGGGACGTCGTCGTGGTGGCGGACCTCGCCGCGGCCCGTCGGCTGGTCGCCGACCTCCCCGACGTGCTCGCGGTGACCCGCACCGGGGAGCAGCTCGGCTCCCACTGGGCGGTCGGCGGCAGTGCCGGCCGGCAGAGCGTCCTGGAGATCCAGGCGGCCGTCGACCGGGCCCGGACCGACCTCGACACGACGACGGCCACCCTGGGCGAGCTGGACGCGGCGCTGGTCGGTGCCCGCCAGGAGGCCGAACGCTGCCGGGCCGCAGCCGAGACGACCCTGGCCGCGCTGCACGAGTCCGACGCGCAGATGTCCGCGGTGGCCGAGCAGCTGTCCCGGTCCGGCGCCGCGGCGCGGTCGGCCGCGGCCGAGGCCGACCGCCTGGAACAGCGTCGGGTCGCCGCCGAGAACGCCCGTGACCAGCACCAGGCCGCGCTGACCGAGTTGGAGGAGCGGCTGCTGGCCGCGGAGTCGGAGGAATCCCCCGAGGAGATCGACCCGGCCGAACGGGACGCCCTCACCCAGCGCACGGCCGCCGCGCGCAACCGGGAGGTCGAGGCCCGCCTGGTCGTCCGCACCGTCGAGGAGCGGGCCCGCGCGTCGGCCGGCACCGCGGACAACCTGCGCCGGGCGGCCCGGGCCGAACGGGAATCCCGGGCACGGGCCGTCGCCGCGGCCGCCCGTCGCCAGGCCGCCGCGGTCGTGGCCGAGCAGGTCGTCGATCTCGGTCAGCGCATCACCCGGTCCCTGGAGACCTCGCTGGCCGCGGCTTCGGCGGACCGGGAGAACGCGGCCGCCCGTCGCACCAGGACCGACGCCGAGCTGCAGACCGCCC
Proteins encoded in this window:
- the rnc gene encoding ribonuclease III — protein: MSSGSGHPTPSGSNIPDAAVLSAQLGVPLDAELVVLALTHRSFAYENGGLPTNERLEFLGDSVLGVVITDTLYHSHPDLPEGQLAKLRASIVNMHALAGVGRTMGLGGQLRLGRGEELTGGRDKASIVADAVEAVLGAVFLQYGLDVSRQVILRLFADLLLAAPRLGAGLDWKTSLQELAAARGLGAPEYRVTEEGPDHAKLFAAQVLLNSVPSGTGSGRTKKEAEQVAAAAAYAATVGPPPGLVDPVVAPVIAGTEGSPPAPTA
- the rpmF gene encoding 50S ribosomal protein L32; translated protein: MAVPKRKMSRSNTRARRSQWKTSVPTLVTCPNRACGELTSPHEACRTCGQYRGRQVVGV
- a CDS encoding YceD family protein, which produces MAPPRLNSASPWVFDTRVLGRRPGTMRPVRISAPVTESLGLPVIAVPAGHEVELDLRLESVSEGVLVSGAATAEAVGECSRCLIEITQPVRVILRELYAYPGSTTAATTEDDEIPRLVDDLIDLEPLVRDELVLALPLVPLCRPDCLGLCPECGERREELEEGHSHETLDPRWAALKLKFGTDGPGNADPGTHTPSQN
- a CDS encoding DivIVA domain-containing protein translates to MYRVFEALDELVTIVEEARGVPMTGSCVVPRGDVLELLDDVREALPGEVDDAQDVLDHRDAMIADARSSAETTVADARTEADRLVTEAHASASDTVSSAQLEANRLVAEAERQLAEASSRAEAMIARARADADRAAQAGQDQHDASIARGHAEAERLVAAGRASYEGAVADGQAEQARLVSQTDVVQAAHRESARVLDAAHGDADRMRAECDTYVDSSLGALEETLTKTLREVGRGRTSLRSGGSVDYRL
- the mutM gene encoding bifunctional DNA-formamidopyrimidine glycosylase/DNA-(apurinic or apyrimidinic site) lyase yields the protein MPELPEVESVRRGLVGHVTGRRIADVQVLSDRAVRRHVGGAVDFRAVTAGRRVTGVDRRGKYLWWVLDDGDAILCHLGMSGQFRIGSGQVDLHGGDPAPRHPHLRVRFVFDDDGPDVDFLDQRTFGGMAFAPGGADLPAAIAHIARDPMDPDWSAAATAAVIRGKRTDIKRALLDQTVISGIGNIYADEALWRARLHYARRTDSLTRPAVLAVLAAAREVMAEALEVGGTSFDSLYVNVNGESGYFDRALNAYGREGEPCPRCGTAIVRDAFMNRSSFFCRRCQPAPRRPAAAPVRGPRSPAARRS
- a CDS encoding bifunctional phosphatase PAP2/diacylglycerol kinase family protein; amino-acid sequence: MRTTDDTPDPRIVPAQTPVPQPLDIALRALTTAANHGVLWFGVAGVAAALGRRPRRGAIRGVMSLGASSLLANSVIKPVVGRRRPDPQRTHAARQIGRVPWTSSFPSGHSASAAAFATGLALEFPPAALVVAPLAAGVAYSRVHVGVHYPSDVVTGVGIGVAAALIGKWLWPVRPKGPAVMTTATAPALPDGRGLTVVLNEHSGSSGSARALIERELPGARFITLADGVDIAAELGPEVRALAVSGGDGTVASVARVALERGLPLAVFPSGTFNHFARAVGLEEAIDTVQAVREGRAGGVRVATANDEVFLNTASIGGYPEMVRRRDAYAKKIGKWPATALALRNTLRKHAPVTLDINGRVVKVWVAFVGNGRYTPRGLAPSWRERLDEPVLDVQYLRGDLPWSRTRAVLFSLIGIVERSAVCGSVAATSVTVGSRSGALPTAHDGEITPTTTSVDFDLLDATLTVYRG
- a CDS encoding acylphosphatase encodes the protein MTAWVHGRVQGVGFRWWTRAQALELGLTGTATNLADGRVEVVAQGPAESCRELLARLRGGSTPGSVGTVVERFGAARDGVTGFHER
- the smc gene encoding chromosome segregation protein SMC; protein product: MHLKSLTLKGFKSFASATTLHFEPGITAVVGPNGSGKSNVVDAIAWVLGEQGAKALRGGKMEDVIFAGTADRPPLGRAEVTLTIDNSDGALPIDYTEVSITRRMFRDGAGEYEINGSSCRLLDIQELLSDSGIGREMHVIVGQGQLDAVLSARPEDRRGFIEEAAGVLKHRKRREKAERRLTGMQANLARVTDLTSELRRQLKPLGRQAEVARRAAGVQADLRDSRARLLADDLAALTERIAQDSRAEQEAQQLRARLEAELAEATRTEDAAVRAVAEATPALQAAQDTWFALSALVERYRGTVSLARERARNLAGGTTAAAPGRDPDELEAAADRAEADQAERQDAVDGARETLAEAAADRADAEVALQAAEAAFVRASRAVADRREGLARLAGQVNTARSRSTAGAEEATRLAAAVAEARERAAAAEDQFAVLQESVGDLDSGEVGLDEDHEAAAEAARVAAARVRELVEAHRTAGTAATGLRARVDALSLSLDHKDGAGAVLAADALRGVLGPVSALLTIAPGAEAALAAALGPVTDAVAVADADAAVAALDLLREQEAGRAGLVIGTDAARPGQQDRPALPDGATWAADLVTAPGPVRAAVDRVLRDVVVVADLAAARRLVADLPDVLAVTRTGEQLGSHWAVGGSAGRQSVLEIQAAVDRARTDLDTTTATLGELDAALVGARQEAERCRAAAETTLAALHESDAQMSAVAEQLSRSGAAARSAAAEADRLEQRRVAAENARDQHQAALTELEERLLAAESEESPEEIDPAERDALTQRTAAARNREVEARLVVRTVEERARASAGTADNLRRAARAERESRARAVAAAARRQAAAVVAEQVVDLGQRITRSLETSLAAASADRENAAARRTRTDAELQTARARTAEVKTQWDRLTDAVHRDEVVRAQQALRVDQLAERALAEFAMSGTDLLESFGPQVPVPPTAVEMAEYRAARERGETVSEPLPMEFDRDTQERRARRAERDLATLGKVNPLALEEFAALEERHAFLSTQLEDLKATRKDLLSVIQDVDDKILEVFASAYADVAREFVTVFATLFPGGEGELVLTDPDDLLTTGIEVHARPPGKKVKRLSLLSGGERSLTAVALLVAIFRARPSPFYIMDEVEAALDEVNLTRLVGLMTELRESSQLIVITHQKFTMESADALYGVSMRGDGITAVISQRIRGAEERVQGRRALAGGASSPSG